The sequence ACCAATTCCATCCCATCttttaaagaaattaaatattttagcCCTTGTGTCaataggttgtgttttgttatatagttttttactattatttttCGTATGCATATCATTTTTATGTAATACTTTTATTCATGAATTTTTAATGTAAGTAATATAATGGTATATGATGATAAAAATGGACATGATAGTGGAAGTGGCAATAAAACTAGTAGCAACGGCGGTAATGGTGGTGATGGTAGGGACAATGTGGGGTATGGTGGTAGTGCCAATAGTAGGATGTGCTAGTTGGGGTGTAGAGCTAACAATGCTAGTAGTAGAAATGGTGGTGATTGTAATGGTGGTGCTGGCGTCATTGGTGATGGCAATCACAacgatggtggtggtgatttAGGCTAAGGTCGGTGGTTATAGCTGTTGGTGGTGGCGACAACGACTGTGACGGTGGTGGCGATAGCAACAGCAATGGTAGGGGGTATAGTGGTGGTGCCAATATAGTGGGGTTTGGTGGTTGGTGTAATAATAGGGGTGGTGGTATCAGTGGTGCTGGTGGGTGTGGTTGTGGTAGAAGTGATGGCGGTTGTGGTGGCTACAGTGATGATTATGGTAGTGATTGTGGTGGCAGCGACAGTAGTTGTAGCGACATTGGTGGAGattgttgttgttttggttgtggttataggTTGTGGCCGGTGAtgattgttgtggtggtggtgacaACGATGGTGATGTTAATGGTTGTGGTGGTGTAATGTTAGTAGTGGTGTAATGTTAGTGGTTGTAGTAGTAGGTAGTGACGGTCACTTTACTCTCCAAGGGATAAAATGAATGTAGTAGGATAAATaatgttattttataaaataatgagCATATTACAAGAATTGAAAATATTCATTTAAGACTTGACTTTATTTTATGTGAAAACAACTTTTAGAAGCAACTCACATGTTGCTTTTTAAAAGTTACTGTTTAGAGGTCATTGCTTTtaaaaaaactaagaaaaactaatgaaaatggcttgaaaactttgagttttaatgataaggacaaaataaagggtaaagtgaatagtaccaggactgactttttagtgtaaaaatgtggtttttcgttaaagtaaacagtaccgggtgcttttcgttaaagttcccaaactAATCAAGATATTTAACTTTATCCAATACTTTATGTTGCTTCACTTTAAAGTGGAATATATTTTGGTGAAAAAGCAAATACCGAACGGGCCTTAAATACCTGATGCCCTAACCTTGTAACTTTTCTTAATAACTAGAAGAAACCTACGCACTGTCTATgtgtaaatataaaaattttaaaaaaaactattatatggaaagaaaaaaagttggaGAAAGACAatgtgggtttttttatttgtttaacttttttttttgtttttaaattagagatACTATGATAACATATGGGTGAtgtgtgaaaaaaaagaagtaaaaatTAGGTTTATGCAAAATTACTGTTGAGGACCAAAAATGTCACATGCAAGCCTAACCAAGTATCAAAACCTAACTATCATACAAGCGTCAAGCCAAGTCTAAACATATGCAAATGTGTGGAatcaagaaggaaaattttcacAATCATGCAACGCTACTGTAGTTAAccaaatatttgtataaatcatGCCATGCTCATGCAAATCTATGCGTATTTATCACGCCGCATGTGGAgctaaaaataatcaagaaaattatagaggtgacatgtggacttttgggttaaaaggacaaaattaccctcaaggcacaccgggattcccACGTGCATACAACGGACAATAAtagctcaatcaaggaagagtcaaatgtgatcaaaatggtatttattcaaatcccacttttcagaattctaactttggcatcgaagatTCTTCGGCCGAAGCGCCCCCCGCCCCCAAAATTCATCATGGGCacatgaggcttttggccttaatcttaggtgttattattttgcaagtgcattttcgtcaaaggagaaaatggccgaaatttgcatccacaaattggtgctttcattgagagtttgatTCACACGCTCAAAGAAGACTCTtgcattcaaagtttctcatttcttgttcattcataaattttttgtactttcttattcctagaattttttGATTCTTTGAATAGAGGTAAGGAAAAAAAGACAATGACGAGAAATTCAGAAACCACGACGAACGGAACTTCCTACATTCAAAGATCCAGATCGATTGATGGAGGATGAGACGTAGCCCTACCACGACGATCCACGAGGCTCAACACAATGGTAAGAGGAGCAACTTTGCCACCATGGTAGTGGGGAATGGGTCAGCTCTATGGCAGCAAGCCCGCAAGGACTGAGGAGCAGCTGCGCTAGCAACCAACGTCGTAAGGTAGTTGAGCTAAGCCTGTCATAAGCAGGCCCAAGCCGCTGCCCCAGCAGTGCAGATCCAATGCACTTTTAGCACCACACCGCCTGTACATGCCCCATACATGGCTTGGCTCACTTTCGCAGCCCAACCCGCTCCCGTGGCATACTTGGCGATCCCTAGGTATCCAAACTGGTTCAATAGTCCTCGCTTCAAATTCCCGGACCAACAATTGAACCGGGGGTATTTTCACCCCATTTTTCTATAGATTTGACatatcccaactcaaatctcgagCCTGGAGTCCATTGCACTTCCATTACTCTAGGAGACATACCGTCTAAGCTCTTCCATCTCAAATGgcaaacaacacttgtctcgacaagtcatagagttaacAAGCTTCATCGCGTAgtagacgaccttggtgaatcagcttttGCAGTGCACGGAGATGTAGCGTGCCCCAAACGAGGTATCCCGATGTAAGACAAAGGTAGACAACAAACCTTCCCAATAGTGTCCTGGCAAACAACCCTTCAACCAACCATGAACCAAGCGTTCTAGCAATGTACACTCACGTCTGGGCttccgagatagcgtatactcttgTCTTAGAGCGCAGAGGAGCGTGCACTTCTGGTTAGGCCCACAGACGAGTATACATTCATAGTTGAGGCCACACTCCGATAATCAACTGGACAACCATCCAGGAGAAGTGTTCATTCGTGGCTAGGCCTTCAAGGAACATCTTCCACCTCACATCAAAGTAGGCAGCACAGCGGACGGAGAGAAGTAGTCACTCAATCCGGCTTAAGTTCAGCTAGTAGCCTGCAAGTGACCCGCTCGCCTGCCAGAAATGTACCACATGCACCACATCCACGACATAGACGAGGCGAGCATAAGGAAGAGCAGCCAATACCAACAAGTCATGACCAGGGGTAGGCAGAAGCTCTGTTGTCCTAGAGaggaaaattcaggaagaagttgAGAGGCTTCTGATCACATGATTGcgtgatttccaacgca is a genomic window of Malus domestica chromosome 09, GDT2T_hap1 containing:
- the LOC139187885 gene encoding uncharacterized protein is translated as MVYDDKNGHDSGSGNKTSSNGGNGGDGRDNVGLRSVVIAVGGGDNDCDGGGDSNSNGRGYSGGANIVGFGGWCNNRGGGISGAGGCGCGRSDGGCGGYSDDYGSDCGGSDSSCSDIGGDCCCFGCGYRLWPVMIVVVVVTTMVMLMVVVV